The nucleotide sequence AGCGCCCGCGTGCACCTTGTTATTCCGCACCGCAGCCTTTTTGTCGAAGAGCGCCAGTCGCCCTCGGCTTCGGTGGTGCTCAAGCTCAAGCACCCCAACGTCAAGCCCGACCAAAAGGAAATCAACGCCATCCTCAACATGATGCTTATGGCGGTTGAAGGGCTCGATAAAACGCACATTTCCATCTCTGACAACGGCGGCAAGGTGCTGTACCAGCCGGAGTCGGACAGTCTTGCCGGAGCCAGCTCCACCCAGATGGAGCACCGCCAGCAGGTGCAGCGCAACCTTGAGCGCCGTATCGAAGAAATGCTGCAGCCCATGTTTGGCCCTGGCCGCGTCATCGCCAAGGTCAACGTGGACATGGACTTTAGCCAGCGCACCATCCGACGCGAACTTTTTGACCCCGAAAAAACAGCGGTGCGCAGCGAGCAGCGCAGTGAAGAAACCCAGCAGGGCCGCTCAAATCTTGAGGGCGGCTCGCCCGACGCCAACTTTCGCGGCGACGGCGTTACCGGGTCGGCATCCACGCAGAACGGCAGCCGCGAAACCCGCACCACCAACTACGAGATCAATAAAGAAGAGCAGCAGATCGTAACCAATGTTGGCGATTTGAAGCGCATGACGGTTGCAGTCCTCATCGATGGGACGTATGAAAAGACCAACGGTGCGTGGACGTTTATGCCGCGCAAGGCAGACGACCTTGAGCGCGTGCGCCAGCTCGTCACCAATGCCGTGGGTCTGGACAAAGCCCGTGGCGATGCTCTTGAAGTGAGCTCTGCTCCTTTTACGGATTCCGAGCCGCCCAAGGACCCCAACTTTGCCGAAATGCTGGCCGATTACGCAGAACGCCTGGGCAAGCCCCTGCTCAACGCGCTGCTGGCCTTTCTGTTTCTCATGCTTGTGGTGCGGCCCGTGGTTTTGGCCCTTATCCGTCCCAAGGTTGAAGCCGGTGAAATGATCGAGGGCCTTGAGGGCCTGCCCGCCGCCGAAGAGCAGCTGGCGCTCTACGAGGCGCTTGAAGAGGCCGCCAAAACGGATGATGCGGCAGAAGTCGATGAAAGTGACGACGATATGGTTTTCAAGGATGTTGAAGCCCTGAAGGCGCATATTTTCACCCTGTCCGACAATCATATGGAACAGGTGGTGATGCTGGTGCGCGGCTGGATGAAAAATGATGAAACAGCTACAGCCTAAAAAAGCGGGCAGCCCGCCGGCGGAAAGCAGCTCGTCGCTCTCGCAGCTCAAGGCGATCCGCCTGGCGCAAAAAGAAAGCAACCAGCGTGTTGAAGAACTGAAAATGCGGCTCTTTCATATTACCGAGCAGCATATGGACCAGGCCGTGCGGCTTATCAAGCGCTGGCTTGCAGACAAGGAATAGCAACCCCGATGGGCCTCGTGCGGCCACGGTGAAGGAGTAGGGAGATGGAGTTGACCGGCAAACAGCGTACTGCCGTGCTGCTGCTCGCCATGGGCGACAAATTTACGGCTGACGTGTTCAAGCGCATGGACCGGCAGGAAATAGCCGACATCTCCAGAGCCATTGTGGAGTTGGAGCCAGTACCCCGCGAGGTTGTGGAGGAAGTGCTGCGCGAGTTCCACGAGTCGCTGGTTGAAGGTGTGGATATGATCACTGGCGGCAGCGATACGCTCAAACGCCTGCTGGTCAAGAATCTTGACCCCGAAACCGCCAAGTACGTCATGGACTCACTGAGTCTTGAGACAGGCCCGGCGCCCTTCCGCGAGCTGGAATCGGTCAGCCCCAAGCTGCTTTCGCAGATTTTGCGCAACGAGCATCCGCAAACCCTGGCCCTGATCATCGGTCATCTGCATCCCGATCAGGCCGCCAATTTGTTGACAAACCTTCCCGCTGGCGTGCGCGCCGAGGTGCTCATGCGCCTTGCGCGGCTTGAGGCCGTGCCGGAAGAAATGCTTATGGAAGTGGACAAGGTGCTCACTAGCCAGCTTATCGCCATGGGCGGCAAGGAAGGCAAAAAAGTGGGCGGCGTGCAGTCTGTGGCCGAAATCCTCAACGCTGTGGACCGCGCCACCGAAGAAGAAGTGCTTTCCGAAATCGAAGAAGACTCCGCCCAGATGGCCGAAGATATCCGCAACCTCATGTTTGTGTTCGAGGATTGCAAAAATATCGACGATCGCGGCGTGCGCGAAATGCTCAAGGAAATTTCCAACGAAGACCTTACCCTGGCCCTGCGCGGCGCCAGCGAAGATCTGAGGGAAAAATTCTTCAAAAACATGTCGGAACGCGCGGGCAACATGATTCGCGAAGAACTGGAGTTCATGGGCCCGGCCAAGCTCTCCGACGTGGAGGCGGCCCAGCAGAACGTCGTCAAGATCGTGAGGCGGCTTGAGGGCGAAAACAAGCTGGTCATCAGCCGTGGCAGCGGCGACGTTTTTGTTTAGCGGCTCGCCGCAAAATCTGTAACCATCGGAACCGGCCATGGCGTCAGACCAGTTGCGCAAAAAATGGGGCACCATCTTTATGGGCGAGCGCGAGACATCCCCTCAGCAGCTCGATGCCATGCAAGAGCCGTTGCTCCGTGAGCGCGCCCAGCACCAGCAGCAGGAAGATTATCTTGCGCGGGTGCGTGCCAGGGCCGAGGAACGCGCACGCGAAATTCTTGGCGCTGCCTATGCTGAACGCCAAAAGGTGCTGGAAGAAGCCGGGGGCGAAGCTCAGGCCAAAATACAGCAGCTTACGCAAGAGGCCCGGGCGCTTAAGGCGCAGGCGCAGGGCGAAATGGCCGCAGCCCATGACGAGCACGAAAAAGCCCGCGAGCTGCGCGATGAAGCCGAGTTTATTCGCAACAACGCGCACAACAACGGTTTTCAGGCCGGGATGGAACAGGCCGGAGCCGAGCTTAAGGAATTCAGGGCCGACGTGGGGCAGATGCTGGGCAATACCCTGCTGGCGCTGGAGGCCCAACGGCATGCGCTGGTTGAAGACTGGCGCGACGAGCTGGCCGAGCTGGCCCGCGTGGCCGTCGAGGCCGGTACCGGCTGGGTTTTGCAGACCGAGCACCAGAATGTGCTGCAACATCTGGTGTTCAGCTCGCTGCAGCTGCTCGAAAACCGCTCTACCGTGACCCTGCGCGTGCACCCCGACGACGAGGAGACCGTGAGCGACCTTTTCAGGGCTGCCCGCGAGCGCGTGCCCGAGCTGAACCAGTGGATCGTCAACGGCGACGCCTCCATCGAGCTCGGCGGCCTTGTGGCGGAGAGCGCCAGCGGTTCGGTGGAAAATCTGCGCGCTCACTACCGCGAGATGGTCAACGGCATTCTTGAGCACCTCACCTTGCCGCAGGGAGCGCAAGAGGGGCAGGCGGCGCAGGCTGCCAGCGAGGTGTCGGCGCAGGAGCTGGCGAGGCTGGCCGAGGTTGTGCCTCCCAGGCCCGTACCAGCAGGGGAAATGCCCGTTTTGGTGGACGACATGCCCGAGGGCGAAGCGGGGCCGGGAGCCGAGCAGGAATCCGGGCCTGAATCCGTGGAGGATTCTGAGCCGCCGCAGCCAGGCGATCCCGAACAGGGCGCGGTCCTCGCCATGGGGTCCACTGCGAGCAACGACGCCGCACCCGTGCCTGCGGATGCGCCAGCAGACCCCGCCGTACACAACTTTGACGCGGGCGCGCAGCCCGATGACGGCGCCGCTCCCATGCGCGCGCCTGAAGCGGCATTGCTGTCCGATGCGGCCCCCGTACATGACGAGCCCCCCGCATCGGCGCATCCTGCAGTGCCCGCAGCCCCAGAGCCTGTAGACCCGGCAGCTGCCGGTCAGGCCGCCCCCAAGCACGGAGCGGACAACGTGCAGCAGCCTGCCAATGAACATTCTGCAGACGTGCAGCCGACATTTGCAGCGGAGCCTCAGGCCCCGCAGCAGGCTGACGCCCATGGGCGTCAGGTTGCCAATCCCAGTCTGGCCGAGCTTGAGGACGAGCTTTTTCCCCTGCCGGAAGAAGAAAAAATCCACGCAGCCCAGCCGGATTCCAGCGTATTTGTCAGCGGGGGCTTTTTGCCCGGCTCCGGCAACGGTCAGCCGGAGTAACCCGTCATGAAGCTCGACCCTGATGCCTGCATAAAACTGCTCAAAACAAGCACGCCGGTGCGCCTTTACGGCAAGGTCAACAAGGTTGTGGGCCTGGTGGCCGAGGGCAGCGGCCTGCGCGCACCCC is from Desulfovibrio desulfuricans and encodes:
- the fliF gene encoding flagellar basal-body MS-ring/collar protein FliF, whose protein sequence is MPAFLMQFVNSIKAIWAKMSVMQRVAVLGGLVLVGSAAIGLSIWASRPDLKVLYSNLSAEDASVVIKSLQADKVMYQLTDNGKTILVPKEMVYDERIKIAGEGGLVGQGIGFEIFDKVKVGQTDFVQKINYTRALQGELSRTISEFPGVESARVHLVIPHRSLFVEERQSPSASVVLKLKHPNVKPDQKEINAILNMMLMAVEGLDKTHISISDNGGKVLYQPESDSLAGASSTQMEHRQQVQRNLERRIEEMLQPMFGPGRVIAKVNVDMDFSQRTIRRELFDPEKTAVRSEQRSEETQQGRSNLEGGSPDANFRGDGVTGSASTQNGSRETRTTNYEINKEEQQIVTNVGDLKRMTVAVLIDGTYEKTNGAWTFMPRKADDLERVRQLVTNAVGLDKARGDALEVSSAPFTDSEPPKDPNFAEMLADYAERLGKPLLNALLAFLFLMLVVRPVVLALIRPKVEAGEMIEGLEGLPAAEEQLALYEALEEAAKTDDAAEVDESDDDMVFKDVEALKAHIFTLSDNHMEQVVMLVRGWMKNDETATA
- a CDS encoding flagellar M-ring protein FliF → MMKQLQPKKAGSPPAESSSSLSQLKAIRLAQKESNQRVEELKMRLFHITEQHMDQAVRLIKRWLADKE
- the fliG gene encoding flagellar motor switch protein FliG, encoding MELTGKQRTAVLLLAMGDKFTADVFKRMDRQEIADISRAIVELEPVPREVVEEVLREFHESLVEGVDMITGGSDTLKRLLVKNLDPETAKYVMDSLSLETGPAPFRELESVSPKLLSQILRNEHPQTLALIIGHLHPDQAANLLTNLPAGVRAEVLMRLARLEAVPEEMLMEVDKVLTSQLIAMGGKEGKKVGGVQSVAEILNAVDRATEEEVLSEIEEDSAQMAEDIRNLMFVFEDCKNIDDRGVREMLKEISNEDLTLALRGASEDLREKFFKNMSERAGNMIREELEFMGPAKLSDVEAAQQNVVKIVRRLEGENKLVISRGSGDVFV
- a CDS encoding FliH/SctL family protein; its protein translation is MASDQLRKKWGTIFMGERETSPQQLDAMQEPLLRERAQHQQQEDYLARVRARAEERAREILGAAYAERQKVLEEAGGEAQAKIQQLTQEARALKAQAQGEMAAAHDEHEKARELRDEAEFIRNNAHNNGFQAGMEQAGAELKEFRADVGQMLGNTLLALEAQRHALVEDWRDELAELARVAVEAGTGWVLQTEHQNVLQHLVFSSLQLLENRSTVTLRVHPDDEETVSDLFRAARERVPELNQWIVNGDASIELGGLVAESASGSVENLRAHYREMVNGILEHLTLPQGAQEGQAAQAASEVSAQELARLAEVVPPRPVPAGEMPVLVDDMPEGEAGPGAEQESGPESVEDSEPPQPGDPEQGAVLAMGSTASNDAAPVPADAPADPAVHNFDAGAQPDDGAAPMRAPEAALLSDAAPVHDEPPASAHPAVPAAPEPVDPAAAGQAAPKHGADNVQQPANEHSADVQPTFAAEPQAPQQADAHGRQVANPSLAELEDELFPLPEEEKIHAAQPDSSVFVSGGFLPGSGNGQPE